The genomic region GTATATCGTTTATTCTATAAAGAATCATAGCCAAACGCTCAAGTCCCATACCAAAAGCAAATCCTGAATAGATAGATGAATCAATTCCACAGGAGTCTAGAACATTTGGGTGTACAAGTCCAGCGCCAAGTAGCTCAATCCATGTAGTATGTTTGCATACAGAACATCCATTAGAACAAAATGGACAAGAACAATCAATTTCGACTCCTGGTTCGACAAATGGAAAATATCCAGGGCGAACGCGAATGTTTAAGTCATTTTTTCCAAATATGTTTTGCAAAAATGCTTGTGCGGTACCAAGTAAATGTGCCATAGAAACGTTTTTATCAACGAATAAACCTTCGACTTGCATAAACATAAAATTGTGTGAAGCATCGGTTGCCTCGTTACGATATGCTCGACCAGGTGCAAAAAGTGCAAGCGGCAATTCTTGTTGCTCCATTGCATGGATTTGTATAGTGGAAGTATGCGTGCGCATAAGCATGCCAGGAATAGTGAGCCAAAATGTATCATGCATATCTCGTGCCGGATGGTTTTCTGGAATATTTAGTGCGCTAAAATTATAGTAATCAGTTTCAATTTCTGTGCCATCAGCACGTTTGTATCCCATGCTGATAAAAATGTCTTCTAATTTCTGAGTAAGGTGTGTATAAATGTGCAGGCTACCATATTGCTGGTTTGGTTTGTATGCTGTTACATCAAAGTGAAGTTTTTTCTTTTGTTGGCTGCTGCCTGTTGCTTGTTTTAGCGATACTTGTTTTTTTGTGTAAAGTGATTGGCAAAATTGTTTGAGTTCTTGGAGTAGGGGCCCCCATTCTCGTTTTTGTTCTACGGGTAACATTTTGAAGCTGGCTATCAAAGAAGTTATTTTTCCCTTGCGTCCAAGAAAAGCGATTCTGATATTTTCAAGGTGCTTTTCTTCAGTGGCATAATTGATTTGCTCTTCAAATTCTTTTTTTATATTCGTTATTTTTTGTTTTAAATCGTCCATGATGATAAGAACAATCCTTATTATTCGTACGCTTGTACTTGTACGCATCGTAACTTTATTGTATATATACGTATTTGAGAGTATAACAGACAAACAATTTTTTGAATAATTTTTGGTATACGCGATGTATTTTTGCTGCTATAATTAGGTTTATCGTTGACAATCGTTGACAAAAAAGGTTGAGTTGATACTATACACGTTGTTTTTTATATATTTTTCTTATTTCTAATGCCGGGGTAGCTCAGTGGTAGAGCGTGAGCCTGAAGAGCTCAGCGTCGTTGGTTCGATTCCGACCCCCGGCACCATCTTTGAGGTATTTTGTAGTTTTTATCTAAAGCTTATTATAAAATTAAAATTCTGATTAACAGTGGCACTATTTTTAGGTAACAATTTGACTGTCTTTAAACCAACTGTTTTATATTAATCTTTTCTGTTCTGTTTAAGATATTACACAAAATTTCCTATTTGCAAACTTTTTTAATGTTGCGCTATTTAAATTACAAACAGGCGCGTATCTTGAGGTTATTTCCATAAGCAACAGGTGGGCAAGTTCAATATGTGTTTTCAGTGTTTTTTTTATTGACACTTATTTCTACCTGTGCAATGATTATCTATCATTATTTGAGTAGTGTTTAGTCAAGAGTGTAGTAATCAGATAAGGAAGTATTTATTTAACGAACAATATCAAGGAATATTATATGATGAATTATCATAATAAATTAGCTTTACTATCTCTATCTTTATTCAGCGCACTCTCTTATGCAATGGAAGAAAAGTCTTTGAAGACGTTAGACCATAAATTTTATGATAACATAACCGGCATTACGCTTCGTTGTACATTTCACATGCTTAAAAATGGAAATTTTCCAGTAAAAGAGGATGAAAATCTGAGTAGAACTATGGATGTAATAGAACCTAATAAGCCATTACAATCGGTAGATGATGCGGAACGCTTTGTTGTAAAACGAATAAACAATTATTATTTAAGAAAAAGTACAGATGATAAGAAACTTGCAAAAGCCCTTAAAAACAGTTCCGTAATTGTCTATAATGTTATGCCTCGAGATAATAGGAATGAATATCGCGTACAACAAAATTACTTTACCAGTTATCTATGTAGTAGCATGCTAGATTTGTCGGAAAAATGGTCAAGCAATGATATTATAAAAGTAGGTGACAGGCTTATTACAGGTGTACAGCTTGCAGTTGGGGCGCAAATAGCTCTATATTCTAACAAAAAAATAGATATCCTATCGGATTATATTGTTGCTATGAAAGAAAAAAACGAATTGTTGAATAACGAAATAAGCAGACAACGTATTCTTATTTCCAATCTACACGCTAGCAATTGCAGTAAAGATAAAGAAATAAAAGAGAAATCGGACTGTGTTGCTTCTATGAAAAAAGAAAACAAATTGTTAAAGAAGAAGAACAACGAGTACGGTATTTTGATTTCCAATCTAAAGACTATCAATCATTGTAAAGATAAAGAAATAAAAGAGAAAGATGAAGAAATACAAAATTGTTATAAGATTATATCTTTTAAAGGATTTATTTAGATTGATTACTAAAAATATAACTCAGTAAATTTTGTGATATATCCAAAAAATTAAAATTTTTAAATAATGCTTTAGAAAAACTACGTTACTACTAAAAATACTATAGTATAAGTAACAATAAGGTGTTGAGAACTATATAGCGGCAATATTAATTGCCGCTATATTTTATATATTGAGATACCGTATGAATTTGTAAAATAGACTTTTCTCGTTTTTTATTATAATCTCTAATTACACTCAATGTGTAATGTTTTTTATAAAAAGAAAGGCGTTTTGATGCAAAATTTCAAAAAAATGCAACTTTTTGTGATAGGAAGTTTCTTTATCGTTCTGTGTTGTGAAGCAAAATATATTTTATTGGAGAGCTTACCTTATAAAACAGATAAACAGAAGGTATCATCGTTGCCAGGTTTAGTTAGCGCTGTAGCTGCAGGGTATGGGTATTATCATTTTTTGACAATGCAAGTAGGAGCAACACAAGAAGGTAATACAGTTCCTTTAATGAGAAAAATAGATGAAAAAGTAAGGGGAACTATTGTAGGAATTTTATCCAGAAAAATACTGAAACATAGTACTTTTGATCAACAACGAAATAGTCTTGTGTGTCAATCAACTGAGGGTATTCTAATTGGTGGTATATGGCTGGCAGCTACTTATGGATTCTATCGTATTGTTTCAGGAGTATCAAGAATAACGCATACACTTGCAAATCGTGATAAATGGGCTATGCATCTGGCATATACACTGCAAGAGCAAGTTAAAGTTTTGGCAGCCCTTAATTCGATACGTTCAGAGTTTACGGAATTGGTAGGCGCTTTTGAAGATCAAAATATCTCAGCAATTATAACAGCTTCTAATGTTATACGAAAATTAGATCTACAGATAGAAGAGCACTCAGCAACTCTTGCTGCCATATTGGGTCAGGTTGCAGAATTAACTAATCATTACGCACATGTTTCTCATTGTCGTTTATTTGATCGTGACATTCAGGCAGTGATACATGCAGTCGATCATGATGTATACGCTCTTACTCAGGGGGATAATTTGGACAGAGCTGGAGTCATTGCCTGTGTGAATGATAATTATGATTTGCTCAAGGCTATTACAGCACTATATGAATCTCATGATTTAATGTATGAAGGTAGCTATACTTCGTTGTGGAAGGGTGCACGTAAAATTAATGATGCTATGCGTGATATTGTAAAATATTCATCACGAGTACTACGTCGTAATGATAGCCAACTTAATGATGCACTTAATTCATGCGAGCGCATGTTATGGCTTAAATCAAAGTTGCTGTTATTACCGATACTGAATAAAATGGTTCGTGAGTAAAAATGTATTTTTTATGGTTGTTTTTATTGTAATTATTCAGTTGAAAATTTTAACCTCATTACTGAAACAAAGACCAAGAAGGGTTATTTTAAAAGGATGAGTACATGAATTTTCTAAAATATATGTTTTTAGTCGGAGCATTTGCTTTCTGTTCAGTTATCGTTTGTATGAAAAAGAGAAGTGGTTCGCCGATGGCGGATCTAAGAAAAAGTGGACAAAATGATGAAATGATTGAGACTCGGTATCCTTCTCTGATTATTGTTTCAAAATATGCTGAGGTGAGTAATAATAGGGCTGCCGGGACAAGAACAATAAAAAGAAGTCCTTTATCATCTACAAGAAAAAAAACTATTATAAAAAAAAGCTATTCACGTAGCTCAGGGGCAGAAAAGTCATTTGTAGATGCGATTTCTGGTAATGTTACTACCGAAAGTCACTAAATAGATACAAAGAGTATAGCCATTGATTGATTTTCTCATTCGAATGTGATGGTATTAAATAATAAATAAGTAACATAGCTAAAAAAAGCGTATCATCTCTTTTATGTACTTATAGTATTTTAAAAAAAAGGACAAAAATATGAGGCAACAAATACCATTAGATAAATATTCCGTTGCTTGGTTTAAGCTGGCCGAATGTGTTGCTCGTGGAGAAAAAGAACGTGCAATGGGCGTATATCGATTACTTTCATACTCAATTGAAGATCAGGCATTTGCATCTCAATTGGCAGGAGATCTTTTATGGGCTTTTGATGATGAGCAAGCAGCAGCAGAATATCATCATGCAGCGCAATTATATCAGAAAGAAAATAGATTACTTGAAGCAGTAGCTGTCTATGAACATTTAATAACACTGATTCCAAAAAAAGAATTATATCTCAAAAATGCTGCAGATCTATATCTTCAACTCGATCGTAAGCAACAAGCTATTAGTTGTTTAAACAATCTTTTTGAGTTGTTGCTAGAAAAAAATAATTATCGCAAAGCTCATGATATCACAAAACGACTTGATATGCTTCTTGATGATGCGCAGGCAGCAAACATGCATAAAAAAATGTTGTTTTTTTTTATTTTAGATGAAGATGCACCACAGGAAAAAGTAGTACATCATCTATATAAAGCGGTTGATTGTTTTCTTGCAAGTAATAACGATAAAAAGTTACAAATGTTTTTATTAAAATTAAAAACACATGATGAATGGTGCTATAAAAAGGCTCAAGCATATTTGAAAAAATAATATTATAACTTGATTTGTGCAGAAATATTGTGCTTTGCTAGTGTATAGAGCGTGTTATCATCGAGTGCAATTTTTTTATTGGTTATTAAACACAAGTTTTTGCCATTTTCACAAAACAAAATTTCTAGTGGAATGCTACCATCGACTAATGTTTCTTCGAGGTTTTTTAGTAATGTTGTATCAAAAGTATTAGGTAGTGTTAGAGATGCTTTAAAGATCTGTTTCCATTCTTTTAAAATAAGTTCAATTGGCATAAATTCATTTGCTTTAATTTTACATTTCTGTGTTGTGGTTAAGTCGACAAATCCTTTTGCTACAAATACGTGATACTCGCTTGTTAGCCATTGTTCAACAGACTGGAATATTTTGGGAAACAAAATGATTTCAGCAACACCAGACATATCTTCAAGTTGGACAAAGGCCATGCGGTCACCTTTTTTAGTTATTATCTCCTTTTTGCTTTTGAGCAATCCGCAAGTAAGTGCTAACGGTTCTTGTTGTTGGTTGTACGTTTGTGTATGTGTAAGAATGTCTGTGATGGCTGTTGGAGCAAACCAATTTATTTGTGTGCGATATGTCTCAAGTGGATGAGAGCTTAAATAGAACCCAACAACATCTTGCTCTTTTTCTAACTTTTCTTTGTCTGTCCATTCAGCAAGTGGTTGATAGGTATATAAATCTGGTTCATCTTTTTTTTCACCATTATTGATAAATAAACCCATTTGTCCAGTGAGCTCTGCTTTCTTTTTTTCTAATGCAAGCTCGATAATACGAGAAAGCTCCTTATGCTGTTGTGCTCGATTACCTGGCAAATGATCAAACGCACCAGCATAGATCAAATGTTCAATCACACGCTTATTTGAGGTTCGTAAATCAATTTGAGTACAGAAATCAAGCAAATCAATAAAGAGTTTTTTCTTCCGTGTTGCAATGATATTGTCAAGTGAAGCGTGCCCAACACTCTTAATACCCTGTAATCCAAAAATTATTTTGCCATCAACAACCGTGAAATCAACTTCTGAGCGGTTAATATTGGGTGGAATAATCTCTAATCCCATATCTTTTGCTTCTTGTAAATAAAAAGACATTTTATCTGCACTGGTTGCCTCAAGTGATATCAAGCATGCCATAAACTCAGCAGGATAATTTGCTTTTAAATATGCTGTTTGATATGCGATTAATCCATATGCTGCCGAGTGTGATTTGTTGAAACCGTATCCTGCAAAGTAGGCCATCAAGTCAAAAAGCTCACCAGCTTTTTGTTTATCAAAGCCATTTTTTTGTGCACCATCTAAAAAGAGTGCTCGTTGCTCTTTCATCACCTCAACTTTTTTCTTGCCCATTGCACGGCGTAAGATATCGGATTGTCCAAGTGAATATCCCGCAATAGTTGAAGCAATTTTCATAACTTGTTCTTGATAAACAATAACACCATAAGTTGGTTTTAAGATAGGCTCGAGTTCTTTAAATAGATAGGTAATTTTTTGTCGTCCATGTTTACGCTCAATAAAATCATCTACCATTCCAGAGCCAAGTGGGCCAGGGCGATACAATGCATTTACAGCAATAATATCTTCAAATGTTTCTGGTTGCAGTTTGCGTAACACTTCTTTTAAACCTTCAGATTCTAGTTGGAATACACCAGATGTTTTACCCGCACAAATAAGCTCAAATGTTTTTCTGTCATCAAGGTGTAGCATATCAATATTAATATCAACACTGTGGTTTTTTTTGATTAACGTAACGGCGCGATCGACAAGTGTTAAGTTTTTGAGTCCCAAAAAATCAATCTTCAGAAAACCAAGACTCTCAAGTTCTGTCATCGCATATTGTGTGACTAATTCAGCTGTTTTTGGTGGTACATATACCGGTAGTACTTCATCAACTGGCTCAGGTGAGATCACAATACCGGCAGCGTGTTTTGATGCATGGCGTGTTAACCCTTCAAGGCGAAATGCGAGATCAAATAATTTTTGAGCTTTTGGATTATTGTCGATTAATTCTTGCAATCGTGGCTCTTGCTCAAGTGCTTGTTTGAGGGTAATTTTAAGTTGATCAGGAATCAAAGAGGTGATAGCATTAGAATCTTCAAAAGAAAAACCAAGTGCACGTGCTACATCCTTAATTACACCTTTTGCCATCATTGTACCAAAAGTAATAATTTGGCAAACTTTATCATGTCCGTATTTATCGCGAACGTAACCAATAACAACATCCCGTCCTTCAATACAGAAATCGATATCAATATCAGGCATTGTCACACGCTCAGGATTCAAAAATCTTTCAAAAAGTAAATTATATTTAAGTGGGTCGATGTTGGTTATTTCTAAACACCAGGCAACAAGTGAACCAGCAGCAGATCCACGTCCTGGGCCAACGGGAATTTTTTTTGCACGTGCCCATTGAATAAAATCACTTACTACTAAAAAGTAGCCGACAAAACCCATATCGATAATTAGATTCATTTCTTCATAAAGGCGTGCTTGATAAACATTTTTCTGAACATTATCAATACGTTTTTTATCAATTAATTTCTGTAAACCACGTTGGCATAAAAACTTAAAATGTTCTTCAGGACTTTTTTGATCAGGAATATCAAACTTGGGGAAAAATAATTTGCCTGTTTCAAAGTCAAAATTACACATATCAGCAATCTCACCAGCTTGCCAAATGGCTTCTTCGTGTCCTTTGAATTCTTCAAGCATCTGCTGTGTAGTACGCATATAGACTCGGCAATCGCCAAAACTATAGCGGTTTGGATCGGTTATTTTGCCGTGTGTTTGAATAGAAAGCATTACTTCGTGTGCTTCGTGATCCGCAAGGGTGGGAAAATGGCAATCTCCAGTAGCAACAGTTTTAACACCGCGTATTTTGCTGATATCAAACAGTTGTTGATTTAATACTTTTTGTTCATCTTGATCTTCTGGTTGTACTTCAAGGTAAAAACGCTCTTCACCAAAATATTTTAAAAACCAATCAATTTGTGTGTTTGCTTCTTTAGTTTTACTATGTTTTAATAATTGTGGAATATGACCACCCAGGCACGCAGATGTTGCGATCAGACCTTCTGAGTATTCTTGTAGAGTATTGTAATCAATACGTGGCTTGAAATAAAAACCTTTTTGATATGCAAAAGAAATTAATTTGCATAAATTTTTATACCCAATTTCATTTTGAACTAGCAAAATCAAATGATAATACTTTTTATCAATTTGTTTTATTGCTACATCTTCGGTTAAGTATGCTTCCATACCTAAAATTGGCTTGATATTAGCTTTTTTACATTTTTGAAAAAATTTAACGGCACCGAAAATATTGCCGTGATCAGTGATGGCAAGTGATCTCCATTGTTGTTCTTTGCCAAAGGATATCAGTCGATCAAGGCTGATAGCACCGTCTAAAAGCGAAAAATCTGTATGTAAATGTAAATGGGTAAAATGTTTTTCCATACTCACGTTTGCATAATTAATTTTCTATTTTTGAAAGTGTATAGCAAAGGGAGAAAAATGTTGAGAGAAAAATGTTTTTTGATTAATTAGATGGTGAAATTGTGTTATACATAACTCAATTTTAATGGTATCATTATCTGTGATAAAAACCACTAAATATTGAAAATAGAAACTATTTGCGTTGGGCCCTAGAATGAAAAAAATTATATTAGTTATTGTAGGTGTGTTATCTGCTTTGCTATTGCAGGGCCGTGTTGTTGCCATGGAGGATAAGGGTGATTTATTTTCCAATAGAATTTTAAGCGAAAATTGCTACTCTAATAGGGTGTATATAGAGGTGAGTGATGTAAACAGTTATAAGATTCAAAGACAAAGAAAAAAAGTCTGTGGGGTGTCTTATAAAGAAATTTTAAGTCGTCCTTATCAACAAAATAAAGTAGCCACCACATCTGATAAAGATAAGATATATCACACAAATAGTGCTTTATGTGATGGCCCCAACAAAAACAATTTAACTCTTTTTTGTGTAGTAACGCGATTTTTTAATAAAAAAGACGACACAGAGATTTGTAACGACAAATATCACCCAAAAACTCAATTTATTGTATACAACAA from Candidatus Dependentiae bacterium harbors:
- the dnaE gene encoding DNA polymerase III subunit alpha, whose protein sequence is MEKHFTHLHLHTDFSLLDGAISLDRLISFGKEQQWRSLAITDHGNIFGAVKFFQKCKKANIKPILGMEAYLTEDVAIKQIDKKYYHLILLVQNEIGYKNLCKLISFAYQKGFYFKPRIDYNTLQEYSEGLIATSACLGGHIPQLLKHSKTKEANTQIDWFLKYFGEERFYLEVQPEDQDEQKVLNQQLFDISKIRGVKTVATGDCHFPTLADHEAHEVMLSIQTHGKITDPNRYSFGDCRVYMRTTQQMLEEFKGHEEAIWQAGEIADMCNFDFETGKLFFPKFDIPDQKSPEEHFKFLCQRGLQKLIDKKRIDNVQKNVYQARLYEEMNLIIDMGFVGYFLVVSDFIQWARAKKIPVGPGRGSAAGSLVAWCLEITNIDPLKYNLLFERFLNPERVTMPDIDIDFCIEGRDVVIGYVRDKYGHDKVCQIITFGTMMAKGVIKDVARALGFSFEDSNAITSLIPDQLKITLKQALEQEPRLQELIDNNPKAQKLFDLAFRLEGLTRHASKHAAGIVISPEPVDEVLPVYVPPKTAELVTQYAMTELESLGFLKIDFLGLKNLTLVDRAVTLIKKNHSVDINIDMLHLDDRKTFELICAGKTSGVFQLESEGLKEVLRKLQPETFEDIIAVNALYRPGPLGSGMVDDFIERKHGRQKITYLFKELEPILKPTYGVIVYQEQVMKIASTIAGYSLGQSDILRRAMGKKKVEVMKEQRALFLDGAQKNGFDKQKAGELFDLMAYFAGYGFNKSHSAAYGLIAYQTAYLKANYPAEFMACLISLEATSADKMSFYLQEAKDMGLEIIPPNINRSEVDFTVVDGKIIFGLQGIKSVGHASLDNIIATRKKKLFIDLLDFCTQIDLRTSNKRVIEHLIYAGAFDHLPGNRAQQHKELSRIIELALEKKKAELTGQMGLFINNGEKKDEPDLYTYQPLAEWTDKEKLEKEQDVVGFYLSSHPLETYRTQINWFAPTAITDILTHTQTYNQQQEPLALTCGLLKSKKEIITKKGDRMAFVQLEDMSGVAEIILFPKIFQSVEQWLTSEYHVFVAKGFVDLTTTQKCKIKANEFMPIELILKEWKQIFKASLTLPNTFDTTLLKNLEETLVDGSIPLEILFCENGKNLCLITNKKIALDDNTLYTLAKHNISAQIKL
- the pheS gene encoding phenylalanine--tRNA ligase subunit alpha, which encodes MDDLKQKITNIKKEFEEQINYATEEKHLENIRIAFLGRKGKITSLIASFKMLPVEQKREWGPLLQELKQFCQSLYTKKQVSLKQATGSSQQKKKLHFDVTAYKPNQQYGSLHIYTHLTQKLEDIFISMGYKRADGTEIETDYYNFSALNIPENHPARDMHDTFWLTIPGMLMRTHTSTIQIHAMEQQELPLALFAPGRAYRNEATDASHNFMFMQVEGLFVDKNVSMAHLLGTAQAFLQNIFGKNDLNIRVRPGYFPFVEPGVEIDCSCPFCSNGCSVCKHTTWIELLGAGLVHPNVLDSCGIDSSIYSGFAFGMGLERLAMILYRINDIRLFHSNSLNFLTQF